From the Ralstonia wenshanensis genome, the window TCGAACTGGTCGTTGTAGGCGACGTTGTCGGGGCGGATGCCCGGGATGCGCTCGCGTGCGCGCAGCGTTTTCAGTTCCCCCAGCGTGAAGTCTTCGGTGAACCAGCCCGTGACGCTCTGGCCGTCGATCGTCTTGGTGGTCTTGCGGCCGGCAAACGCTGCCACGTCGGCCACGTTGGTCGTGCCGGAGATTTCGTTCTCGTGGCGCGCAACCAGCACGCCGTCCTTGGTGGAGACGAGATCGGGCTCGATGATGTCGGCGCCATCGTCGATGGCCTTCTGGTACGAGGCCAGCGTGTGCTCGGGCCGCAATGCCGGCGCACCGCGATGGCCGATCACCTGGACGGTGGCGATGGGCGTGGTGTTGCCGCCGCCGCCGCCGTGGTTGTATTCCAGCCGGCAGGCCGACAAGGCCAGGGAGGCGCTCAAGACGAACGGGCTCAGCAGGATGAGACGGCGCAGCATCGAAGGCTCCTGAAGACGGATACCCGCATGGTAGTCGCCGTGTATGCGCGCAGCTACCCGTCGTCCTTAAGAATCCTGTCAGCCGACGAGGCGCCCGCGCCGCACGCGCAAGCCCTTTTGCGTAAGCTGCGGCGCCAGCCCGGCCATGGCGGCCAGTGTCTCGCCGCCGTGCGCATGACAGATGGCCACGCCCAGCGCGTCAGATGCATCCGCGCCGGGTTTGCCTTCGAGGTTGAGCAGGCGCACGACCATTTCCTGCACCTGATCCTTGTTGGCGCGGCCGTAGCCAACCACGGCCTGCTTCAGTTGCAGCGCGGTGTATTCGAACACCGGCAGGTTGCCGCTCATCAGGCCGCAGATCACTGCGCCGCGGGCCTGGCCCAGCAGCAGCGTCGATTGCGGGTTGACGTTGACGAACACCTTTTCGATGGAAGCGCAGTCCGGCCGGTATGTGCTCACCAGTTCAGAGACGCCGTCGTACAGCGTCTTCAGGCGGCTGGGCAGGTCGGCATTGCCGTTGCTCTTGATCGTGCCCGAGGCCACGTAGACGAGCTTGTGGCCGTGCCGTTCGAGCACGCCGAAACCCGTGGTGCGAAGGCCGGGGTCGATGCCGAGGATGCGCATGAAATGGAGCGGAGCAGAAAAGAAAAACGGGGCAGGCGCCAGTCTACGCCTTGCCCCGCTGATCGGTCGAACGACCGTGCCGTTTAGTGGCGGAAGTGGCGCGTGCCCGTGAAGATCATTGCCACGTTGCGCTCGTCGGCGGCGGCGATGACTTCATCGTCGCGCACCGAGCCGCCCGGCTGGATCACGCACGAGGCGCCCGCATCGACCACCACGTCCAGGCCGTCGCGGAACGGGAAGAACGCATCCGATGCCACAGCCGAACCGGCCAGCGTCAGGCCGGCGTTCTGCGCCTTGATGCTCGCGATGCGGGCCGAGTCCACACGGCTCATCTGGCCGGCGCCCACGCCCAGCGTCATGCCGCCGCCGCAGAACACGATGGCGTTCGACTTGACGAACTTGGCGACGCGCCAGGCAAACATCAGGTCGTCCATTTCCTTCGGCGTCGGGTGGCGCTTGGTCACCACGCGCAGTTCGCTCGGTTGCACGTTCTTGGCATCCGGGCTCTGCACCAGCAGGCCGCCGCCAACGCGCTTGAAGTCGTACGCGTTCACGCCCTTGCCCAGCGGAATCTCCAGCACACGCACGTTTTGCTTGGCAGCAAACACCGCACGCGCGCCTTCCGAGAAGCCCGGGGCGATCAGCACTTCCACGAACTGCTTGGCCACCACCTGCGCAGCCGCTTCATCCAGCGGCACGTTGAAGGCGATGATGCCGCCGAAGGCCGAGGTCGAGTCGGTCTTGAAGGCCTTCTCATACGCTTCCTGCGCGGTACCGCCGATGGCCACGCCGCACGGGTTGGCGTGTTTGATGATCACGCACGCCGCGCCCTTGGCCGGGTCGAACGACTTCACGCATTCCCATGCGGCATCGGCGTCGGCGATATTGTTGTACGACAGCTCCTTGCCCTGCAGTTGCGTGTAGTTGGCGAGGGCGCCGTCCACGACCTTCAGGTCGCGGTAGAACGCGGCGGACTGGTGCGGGTTCTCGCCGTAGCGCATTTCCTGCACCTTGTCGAAGGCCAGGTTCAGCGTTTGCGGATAGGCGCTGCGCGTGCTGTGCGACTTATCGGCGCCAAGGCTCGTCAGGTAATTCGTGATCGCACCGTCGTACTGCGCGGTGTGCGCGAACACCTTCTTGGCCAGCATGAAGTTGGTCTCGTAGCCAACCGTGTTGTTGTTGGCCTGCATTTCGGCCAGCACGGTGGCGTAGTCGGCCGGGTCAACGATGACCGTCACGTCACGATGGTTCTTCGCGGCCGAGCGCAGCATGGTCGGGCCGCCGATGTCGATGTTCTCGATGGCGTCGGCCAGCGAGCATTCGTCCTTGGCCACCGTTTGCTGGAACGGGTACAGGTTCACCACCAGCAGGTCGATGGTCGGGATGCTGTGTTCGGACAGCGCGGCCATGTGTTCGGGCAGGTCGCGGCGGGCCAGGATGCCGCCGTGCACCTTCGGGTGCAGCGTCTTCACGCGGCCGTCGAGCATTTCCGGAAAGCCGGTGTAGTCCGCCACTTCCGTCACGGGCAGGCCGGACTCGGCGAGCAGCTTGGCGGTGCCGCCGGTGGAGAGGAGCTTGACGCCGCGCTCGTGCAGGGCACGGGCAAAGTCGACGATGCCGGTCTTGTCGGAAACGGAAAGCAGGGCTTGCTGGATCATGGTGGAAACGCCGGTGGGCGGGTGTGGCGCTGGGTTTGCCGAACTGGCAGGAGGCGCCGTCAGAAAGGAAATCGGTTCAAAGGCCGGCCCGCAACCTCAGATGAGGCCGTGCTGCTGCAACTTCTTGCGCAGCGTGTTGCGGTTGATGCCGAGGTAGTCGGCCGCCTGCGACTGGTTGTTGGAAGCCCATTCCATCACGGTTTCCAGCAGCGGCCGTTCAATGGCCTGCAGCACCATGTCGTAGACGTTGGACGGGTTCTCGCCGTCCAGGTCGCGGTAATACGCATCCAGGCTGTCGCGGATGCAACGTTCGATCGGGTTGCGGCTCATGCGGCAAGCAGTTCCTTGTTGTTGTCGTTGTTGCCCGTCGTGGGGTGGTCGCCACCGGTGGTCTGGTCTTCGTAGACCAGACGGTCGGACAGCGCACGCTGCTCGTCGAAGAACGCGTTGACGGCCGCCAGCTGGGCCGCGGTGTCTTCGATGGTGTTCATGCGGTGGCGGAACAGGTTGGCCCCCGCCAACCCGCGCGTGTACCAGGCGATGTGCTTGCGTGCGGTGCGCACGCCGGTGTATTCGCCATAGAACGCGTAGTGCTCTTCCAAATGCGCGTTCATGATGCCGCGAATCTCTTCCACTTCGGGCGCAGGCAGCAGCGTGCCGGTCTGCAGGAAGTGGGAAATCTCGCGGAACAACCACGGGCGCCCCTGCGCTGCGCGGCCGATCATGATGGCGTCGGCGCCCGTCACGGCCAGCACGTGCTTGGCCTTGGCCGGCGTGGTGATATCGCCGTTGGCCACCACCGGAATGCGTACCGACGCCTTGACCGCAGCGATGGTGTCGTATTCCGCTTCACCGTGATACAGATCGGCGCGCGTGCGGCCGTGCACGGTCAGCATGCTGATGCCGGCCTCCTGGGCAATGCGCGCCACGCTCAATGCATTGCGGTGTTCGCGGACCCACCCGGTGCGGATTTTAAGCGTCACCGGCACGCGATCGCCCACCGCACCTACCACCGCCTCGACAATGCGCTGGACCAGCGGCTCGTTCTGCAGCAGTGCAGAGCCGGCGGCCACGTTGCACACCTTCTTGGCCGGGCAGCCCATGTTGATGTCGATGATCTGCGCGCCGCGATCGACGTTGTAGCGCGCGGCTTCGGCCATCATCATCGGCTCGGCGCCGGCGATCTGCACGGCGATCGGCTCGACCTCGCCCGTGTGGTTGGCGCGCCGCATCGTCTTCTCGCTCTTCCACAACTGCGCGTTGGACGCGACCATTTCCGACACCGCATAGCCCGCGCCCAGCCGTTTGCAGAGCTGGCGGAACGGGCGGTCCGTCACACCCGCCATGGGCGCGACGAACAGGTTGTTGCGAAGGGTATGGGGTCCGATCTGCAAGGCTGGCGAGAAAGACGCGGCTGAAAGAAACGAAAAATCACCCCTTCCGCCCAGAGTCGAACGACGATCGGGCGGAGCGACGGGAGTGAAAAAATGCGAGGACGGGATTTTACCGCCAAACCGCCGGATTGCCTAAATGTTGTGCACAAACTATGCGGCAGTGCGGTCGGCGGCCGGCTGCTTGCCGTGGCTGGCGCTAGCGGAATCGTTGCAGGCCGTAGGCGTGGGCGTCGATGAAGGGTTTGCGCTCGCTGACCAGATCGGCGATGAGTAGGGCGGTGCCTGGCGCGCCCGTCATGCCCAGATGGCCATGCCCGAACGCAAAGAACACGTTGCGGTAGCGCTCCGAACGGTCGATCACGGGCAGGCTGTCGGGCAGGGAGGGGCGATGGCCCATCCACTGGCTGTCGTCTGAGAAGCCGAGGCCCGGAAAGAGCTGCTGGCCCTGTTGCATGAGAATGCGGGCGCGGCGATAGTCAGGCGGCGCGTCCAACCCGCCGATCTCCACGGTGCCGGCAATGCGCAAGCCGCCTTCCATGGGCGTGGCGATGAACTTGCGCTCGCAATCCATGATCGGCCGCGAGGGCTGCACGGTGGGAGCGCGCAGCGTGGCGTGATAGCCGCGTTCGGTGTCGAGCGGAATGCGGATGCTGGTGAGCTTGGCCCCCAGCCGCATCGACCATGCGCCTGCGCACAGCACAAGCTTCGACACGGGCAGCGTGCCGCAATCGGTGTGCAGCCGCGTCGGGCCGCCGTAGTCGCTTCGGCCGAATTCCACGTCCAGGACCTTGCGGCGCAGGAAGGTGCCGCCGGCCGCTATGAAGTTGGATGCCAGCGTCTTGACGAGCCGTTCCGGGTTGATCGTGAAGCCGTTGTCCGGCAGCAGCAGACCGGATTGGATGTCGGCGGCCAGCGCAGGCTCCAGTTCGCGCGCTTCACCGGCGCTCAGGGCTTGCGAGCGCACGCCCGTGGCGTCGCGAATGGACTGCGCCAGCACATCGCCCGACGAACGTGCCAGCGTGCGCCACACATACAGGTGGCCCGCCTGGCGGATCAGGCCGTCGTATTGCGCGGCGTCGAGCAGGTTGCGATATCCGGGGAAGGTCGCGCTGAAGAGGCTCGCCAGAGGCTGCGCCGTCGCACGGGCTTGCGCCTCGTTGCCTGCGAGCACCCATTGCAGCAGCCAGGGCAAGGCACGCGGCAGATAGGGCCAACGCACCGTCAGCGGACCCATCGGATCGGCCAGCCATTTGGGCACCTGCTTGAGCATGCCCGGCAGCGCCATCGGCACGACCGACGCCACGCTCAGGCACCCGGCGTTGCCGAACGAGCAGCCTTCGCCAATGCCCGCCTGATCGAGCAGCGTGACCTGGTGGCCCTCCCGCTGCAGCTGCAGCGCGCATGCCGTGCCGACAATGCCGGCGCCCACCACGGTGATCTGCTGGCGATCGCCCGCAGTGCTGACCTCGGCAAACGCCATCCGTTAACCTCGCTGCCCGAACATCATCTGCCGGGCCAGCCCGTGTTTGAGCGGCGGCAGGCATTCCAGCAGCGTAAGCGCGGCGCCGCGCAGGTGGCCAAACGGCCGGCCCGGCACGGCAAACGCGCGCGGCAGCAAATCGGTCAGGCCGATGGTGACAGCGCGGTCAAACGCGCGTTCGCGCGCGAAACGGGCGAGGGTGGCTGCCGTTGCCCCATCCCGAAGCGCACGCGCCATTTCGAATGCATCGCGCAGGCCGAGGTTGAAGCCCTGGCCCGCCACGGGGTGGATCGTCTGCGCGGCATTGCCGATGGCGGCGACGCGGCGGTCGACCGGAATGCGCTGCGCGTGCAGCCCGAGCGCGAATGTGTGGCGCGGGCTGGCGTGCGTGAAGCGGCCCATGCGCTCGCCGAAGGCAGCGCCCAGTTCAGCGAGGAAGGCATCGTCGGGCAACGCTGCGCGTCGCCGTGCTTCGTCGGGCGCGCAGCACCAGACGAGCGCGTAGCCAGGGCCCTGCGCGTCATCTTGCGGCAGCAATGCGAGCGGGCCTTCGGGTGTGAAGCGCTCCCATGCCCAGCCTTCCAGCGGCGCGCTGCAGCGCACGTGCGCGACGATGGCGGTTTGGCCGTAATCGCGGCGCCGTGCGTGGCCGATACCGCCTTGCTGCTTGCGTGCGTCGTCGAACAAGCCGCCTTCGGCCTGGATGACGACTTCGGTTTCGATGGCCAGCGGATGGCGCCCTTCGCGTAGCGCCCGCACGCGTGCCGGGGCGATGGTGCCGTCTGCACGTGGCAGTTGTTCGACGCGCTCCACGGGCGTGTGGTCGTAGCGGGTGAGGCGGTTTGGGTGGCGCTCCATCTGCGTGCCAAGTGCGGCGTTGAGCGCGGCGCTCAGGTCACCGTATTGCACGACGTGGCCGAGCGCCGGGACGTCGTAGTCTTCACGGCGGATATGCGCTTGCCCGAAGTGGCCGCGTTGCGAGACGTGGATGTGCGTGATGGGCGTGGCGCGCTTGGGCCACCCGCCAATCTCCTGCAGCAGCACGCGCGAGCCATGCGAGAGCGCCAGCGAGCGCGGGTCTCGCGCGGCGGCTTCAGCATCGCGCGCATCGAACAGGGCGATGCGCCAGTCGGTGTCGCGCAGCAACCAGTTGGCCAGCGCCAGCCCGACGGGCCCGGCGCCGACGATGGCGACGTCGAAATCCGGCACCGCGCTGCTTGCTGTGATGCTGTTGGTCATGCCTGGCTCCGCATCACCAGTTCGATTTCGTCCGGGGCCACGGGCACGTCGCGCGTGATGATTTCGCAGCCTTCGGGCGTGACGATGGCGTCGTCTTCAATGCGGATGCCGATGTGCCAGTACTGTTCCGGCACGCCAGGCGCGGGGCGCACGTAGATGCCGGGTTCGACGGTCAGCACCATACCGGCTTCCAGCGGGCGCCACGGGCGTTCGCCTTCTGCAGGCGCGGCGGTGCCGGGTGTGCGGTATTCGCCCACGTCGTGCACGTCCATGCCGAGCCAGTGGCCAGTGCGGTGCATGTAGAACTGGCGGTATTGGCCACCGGCGATCACGTCGTCAAGCGTGCCGACCGTGTTGCGGTCAAGCAGGCCGGTGTCGAGCATGCCTTGCGCGAGCACGCGCGTGGCGGCATCGTGCGGCACGTTGTACGGCACGCCCGGGCGCGTTTCGGCCAGGGCGGCTTCCTGCGCCGCAACCACAAGCGCATACAGCTCGCGTTGCGGGCCCGTGAAGCGGCCGTTCACCGGGAACGTGCGCGTGATGTCCGATGCGTAGCCGTCCAGCTCGCAGCCCGCGTCGATCAGGCAGAGATCGCCGTCGCGCAGTTCGGCATTGCCGGCGCGGTAGTGCAGCACGCAAGCGTTGGGGCCAGTGGCAACGATGGAGTTGTAGGCCACGCTTTGCGCACCGTGGCGGCGGAATTCGTACAGCAACTCGGCTTCGAGATGGTATTCACGCAGGCCGGCACGTGAAGCTTGCATGGCGCGCACATGCGCTCCCGCGGAGATGCGGCCGGCACGACGCATGATGTCGAGCTCGCTCGGGTCTTTGAACAGGCGCAGCTCGTCGAGGATGGCGCGCACGTCCAGCGCCTGGTGTGGCGACGACACACCTGCGCGGCCTTGCATGCGCACCGCGTCGAGCCAGCGGCGCATGCGGCGGTCGAACATGCCGCTTTCAGCCAGCGGATAAGCGACGGCCGCAGCGTTGGCGAGCAGCTTGGGCAGCGTCGCGTCGATCTCTTCCACCGAGTGCGCCTCATCCAGGCCGAAGGCTTCCTTAGCGGCTTCGGGGCCGAAGCGGAAGCCGTCCCAGATTTCGCGCTCTTCATGCTTGGGGCGGCAGAACAGCACGCTGCGCGCGGGGGCGCTGCCAGCGGGGACCACGATGGCAAGCACCGCTTCGGGCTCGGTAAAGCCGGTCAGGTAATAGAAGTAGCTGTCGTGCCGGTAGGGGTAGTCGCTGTCGCGGTTGCGCATCGCCTCAGGTGCGGTCGGCACGATGGCGACGCCGCCATTGCCACCCGATGCCGCGCGCAGCCACTGCACGACGCGCTCCCGGCGCTGGCGATAGGTCTGGAGGAAAGCGAGTTCGGTGGCGGACATAGCGTGTTTTCCGGCAGCAGAAAGGATGCGTCGATTGTAACGCCGCGCCCGGCGGGCATTCGGAGGAGGGGCATTGCCACACCCGAAAGGAGACTTGTGCGCTGCGGACGGCCTCTCCTAAAGTCTCGGGCGGCCTCCGCCGTTAATACTGACCTGTTTTGCATCCCGGTTGCGACCTCCGCCTGCAGTGGACTGGCCGCATTGGATCGGCCTGCCCAGGAGAACCGATGCTCGCCAGCAGTTACAACCCTCTTCTTGTCCTGCTTTCCCTCTTCGTGGCCATCCTGGCGTCATATACGGCGCTGGATATGGCAGGACGTGTCGTCACGGCGCAAGGCCGCGCAGGGTCGTGGTGGCTCATCGGCGGCGCATCGGCCATGGGGCTGGGTATCTGGTCGATGCACTTTGTCGGCATGCTGGCGCTGAACCTGCCGATCCCCGTTGGATATGACGTTGGCATCACGCTGACCTCGCTCGCTATCGGCATTGGAGCGTCGATGTTTGCGTTGTGGCTGGCCAGCCGGCGTGAATTGCCTTGGCCGCGCCTGGCAGGCGGTGCGCTGCTCATGGGCGCGGGTGTCGCGGGCATGCACTACACCGGCATGGCCGCGCTGCGCATGAACCCCGGCATTCAATACAACCCCGCGAGGTTTGCGCTGTCGATCGTGATTGCCGTGCTGGCATCGGGCGTGGCGCTGTGGATCGCGTTCCGCCTGCGGCGGCAGGCGCGGCGCGTTCGTGCACTGCGTGCCGGTTCGGCGGTGGTGATGGGCGTGGCCATCGTCGGCATGCACTACGTGGGCATGTCGGCGGCCGCGTTTCCATTCGGCAGTGTGTGCGGCGCTGCGCACACCGGGGCGAGTGCCGAATGGCTGGCGCTGGTCATCATCATCGTGACGCTGGCGGTGCTGGCCATCGCGCTCATCATCTCGGTGCTCGACATGCGCATGGAAGCGCGCACCGCCTTGCTGGCGAACTCGCTGGCCGCGGCCAACAAGGAGCTGGCCTACCTTGCGCTGCACGACAACCTGACCAAGCTTTCCAACCGCGTCCTGCTGGAAGACCGCCTGACGCAGGCGATCCGCACGGCTGAACGCGAGAAGCGCCGCTTCGCGCTCATGTTCATGGACCTGGATGGCTTCAAGGCCATCAACGATGTCTATGGCCACCACGTGGGCGATCTGTTGCTGATCGATGTCGCGCAGCGCATCGGCGCGCGGGTGCGCCAGCAGGACACCGTGGCGCGGGTCGGTGGCGATGAATTCGTCGTGCTCGCCTATGTGGACGATCCGGAAGACGCCGGCACCCTGGCCGACGCGCTGCTGGAAGTGGTGCGCGAGCCCTTCATGGCGGGCGGTCACGAGTTGCGTGTTTCCACCAGCATCGGCATTGCGATCTATCCGGGCGACGGCGGCAACCAGCACGATCTCCTGACCAATGCCGATGCGGCGATGTACCACGCGAAGGGCCTGGGCCGGAACGCCTACAGTTTCTTCGAGCCGTCGATGAACGCCGACGTGCATCAGCAGTTGCAGCTCGTGCAAGACTTGCGCCGCGCGGTTGAGCGGCACGAACTCGTGCTGCATTACCAGCCCAAGTTCGACGCGCCCAACGGGCCGATCATGGGCGTGGAGGCGCTGGTGCGCTGGCAGCATCCGCAGCGCGGCCTGGTGCCCGCCGACGAGTTCATCCCGCTGGCCGAGAAGACCGGGCTGATCGTGCCGCTGGGCGCATGGGTGCTGGACGAAGCCTGCCGCCAGATGGCGCAATGGCACCGCGAGGGGCGCACCGGCTGGACCGTCGCCGTGAATCTCTCTGCGTTGCAGTTTGGCCATGTCGCGCTCATCGACACCGTGCGCGACACGCTCGCGCGCCATGCGCTGGACCCCCGCAGCTTGACGCTGGAGATTACGGAATCGACCGCCATGCGCGACGTTGACGCAAGCCTGCAGATCCTGCAGCAGCTCGATGCGATAGGTGTGCGGATTTCGATCGACGATTTCGGCACCGGCTATTCGAGTCTGCTGTATCTCAAGCGCTTGCCTGCCAGCGAGCTGAAAATCGATCGTGGCTTTGTGCGCGACCTGGCGCACGACACGGAAGACGCGGCCATCGTCTCGGCCATCGTGGCGCTGGGCCAGACGCTGAACCTGCGCATCGTCGCAGAAGGTGTGGAGACGGCCGAGCAGCAGGCGTTTCTTACGCGGCTCGGATGTCACTCGCTGCAGGGCTACTTGTTGGGCCGCCCGATGACGGCGGAATCGCTGAGCGCCGCGATGGCGTAAGTGCTTAGCGCGACGCGACTTCCGCGTCGAGCGCGGCCAGCTGCGCTGGCGTCCCGACGTTTTCCCAGCGCCCGTCGAAGCGCTCGCCGGTGGCGCGGCCTTCGGCGATGGCCTGGTGGTACAGCGGCGTCATCGCCAGCCGCGTGCCAGGCGCGATGCCGGCAAACAGGCGCGTGTCGTACAAGCCGATGTTGCCGAACGTGAGACGCTCGGGGCCTTCGGCGTGGAGTGTGCCTTGGTCATCCAGGGCGAAATCGCCGCGCAGGTGATAGGGCGGATTGGGCACCATCACCAAATGCATGCTGGGTGCCGCTTGCGCCGCCATTGCGGGCGCACGGTCGCATAGCACGGTGTAGTCGTAATCGCAGAACACATCGCCGCTGACAGCAATGAATACGCTGTGCCCATCGCCGGCATGCAGCAGCGGCATCGCCTGGGCGACCCCGCCTGCCGTTTCCAGCGCTTGCCCTTCCGGTGAATACGCGAGGCGCACGCCCCATGCGCTGCCATCTCCGAGCGCGGCTTCGATCTGCACGCCGAGCCAGGCGTGGTTGATGACAATGTCGCGCACGCCGGCTGCAGCCAGGCGCTCGATCTGCCAGACGATCAGTGGTTTGCCGCCCACGTTGAGCAGGGGTTTGGGCGTGTGGTCGGTCAGCGGGCGCATGCGGTCGCCACGGCCCGCTGCAAAAATCATGGCGCGCGTCGTCGAATTCAAGCCATCACCTTCATAAGAATCAGCAGCACGGCCATGCCGCCGACGATGGTCCACATCGCGCTCTTTGTCACCCGTGCGATGACGATGGCGACGATGCCGGCAAGCAGGCGGGGGTTGTCGACCGACACTGCGAGCGCGCCGTCACGCATCAGCAGATCGGGCGCGATCAGCGCGGTCAACATCGCGGCCGGCACGTAGGGCAGGGCGCTGCGGAACCACATCGGCAGGGTCATGCGCCCTTCCAGCGCGATGAACGATAGGCGGATCAGGTAGGTGGCCGCGCCGGAAATCAGTAACACGCCGAAGAGGATGAGGGCTTTCATGCGGTGGCCCCCTTGTCGGACGGTCGGGCGAGCAAGCGCTCAACCAGCGCGCCGACGGCGATGCCCACACATGCCGCGCTCATCAGCCCCAGCTTGTGCGGCCAGCCCGTCCAGGCCACGGCCAGCGCGGCGCCGGTCACGGCCGCGGCCAGCTGGGCACGCGTGCGCAGCGCCGGCACCACGATGGCGATGAACGTGAGCGGCAGGAAGAAATCAAGCGGCCACGAGGTCGGCACCTGCGCGCCCAGCACCACGCCGACGATCGTCGACGCCTGCCAGCTGGACCACAGCGCCACGCCAGCGCCAAGGAAGTACCAGTGGCGGTAGGCGGCTTCCTCGCTGCCAGGCTGCGCGGTGACAACGCGGCGGTTCATGGCGGCGAACGCCTCGTCGGTCAGCAGATAGGCGATCAGCCATTTCCAGCGGCGTGGCAGATGCGCGAGCGCCGGCGCAATGCTGGCCGAATACAGCGCATGCCGCAGATTCACCATCGAGACTGTCGCCGCAATCACCAGCGCGGGCGCGCCACCGGCCCACAATTGCACGAGGATCATCTGCGAGGCGCCACCGAAAACGATGGCGCTCATCACCACGGCAAGCCACGCGGGCATGCCGGCGGACGTGGCCAGCACGCCGTAGATCAGGCCGAACGGCACCACACCCAGCAACATGGGCGCGAGTGCCAGCATGCCGGCGCGAAACTCGACGGCGCGGTGGGAGGCCATCAGAACGTATAGCCGATCTGCTGCGCGCGATCTTCGAGTTGATCGAGCAGGCGGGCCAGCGGCGCCAGCGCGTTGTAGCGGCTGCATACACGGCGCAGGTAGGCGATGAAGCGCGGAGTGTCTTCCACGTAGCCGGTCTTGCCGTCGCGGTAGCGCAGGCGCGCGAAGATGCCGGCTACCTTCAGATGGCGTTGCGCGCCCATCCATTCGAGCGCGCGGTAGAACTCGCCGAAGTCGTCGTCCACGGGCAGCTTGGCGGCGCGGGCGGCTTCCCAGTAGCGCACGGCCCAATCCAGCTCCTGCTCTTCGTCCCACGACAGGAAGGCGTCGCGCAGCAGCGAGGCGGCGTCGTAGGTGATCGGGCCGTAGACGGCGTCCTG encodes:
- a CDS encoding AzlD domain-containing protein; the encoded protein is MKALILFGVLLISGAATYLIRLSFIALEGRMTLPMWFRSALPYVPAAMLTALIAPDLLMRDGALAVSVDNPRLLAGIVAIVIARVTKSAMWTIVGGMAVLLILMKVMA
- a CDS encoding AzlC family ABC transporter permease, encoding MASHRAVEFRAGMLALAPMLLGVVPFGLIYGVLATSAGMPAWLAVVMSAIVFGGASQMILVQLWAGGAPALVIAATVSMVNLRHALYSASIAPALAHLPRRWKWLIAYLLTDEAFAAMNRRVVTAQPGSEEAAYRHWYFLGAGVALWSSWQASTIVGVVLGAQVPTSWPLDFFLPLTFIAIVVPALRTRAQLAAAVTGAALAVAWTGWPHKLGLMSAACVGIAVGALVERLLARPSDKGATA
- the murU gene encoding N-acetylmuramate alpha-1-phosphate uridylyltransferase MurU, with product MIFAAGRGDRMRPLTDHTPKPLLNVGGKPLIVWQIERLAAAGVRDIVINHAWLGVQIEAALGDGSAWGVRLAYSPEGQALETAGGVAQAMPLLHAGDGHSVFIAVSGDVFCDYDYTVLCDRAPAMAAQAAPSMHLVMVPNPPYHLRGDFALDDQGTLHAEGPERLTFGNIGLYDTRLFAGIAPGTRLAMTPLYHQAIAEGRATGERFDGRWENVGTPAQLAALDAEVASR
- a CDS encoding putative bifunctional diguanylate cyclase/phosphodiesterase, whose product is MLASSYNPLLVLLSLFVAILASYTALDMAGRVVTAQGRAGSWWLIGGASAMGLGIWSMHFVGMLALNLPIPVGYDVGITLTSLAIGIGASMFALWLASRRELPWPRLAGGALLMGAGVAGMHYTGMAALRMNPGIQYNPARFALSIVIAVLASGVALWIAFRLRRQARRVRALRAGSAVVMGVAIVGMHYVGMSAAAFPFGSVCGAAHTGASAEWLALVIIIVTLAVLAIALIISVLDMRMEARTALLANSLAAANKELAYLALHDNLTKLSNRVLLEDRLTQAIRTAEREKRRFALMFMDLDGFKAINDVYGHHVGDLLLIDVAQRIGARVRQQDTVARVGGDEFVVLAYVDDPEDAGTLADALLEVVREPFMAGGHELRVSTSIGIAIYPGDGGNQHDLLTNADAAMYHAKGLGRNAYSFFEPSMNADVHQQLQLVQDLRRAVERHELVLHYQPKFDAPNGPIMGVEALVRWQHPQRGLVPADEFIPLAEKTGLIVPLGAWVLDEACRQMAQWHREGRTGWTVAVNLSALQFGHVALIDTVRDTLARHALDPRSLTLEITESTAMRDVDASLQILQQLDAIGVRISIDDFGTGYSSLLYLKRLPASELKIDRGFVRDLAHDTEDAAIVSAIVALGQTLNLRIVAEGVETAEQQAFLTRLGCHSLQGYLLGRPMTAESLSAAMA